Genomic segment of Danaus plexippus chromosome 5, MEX_DaPlex, whole genome shotgun sequence:
ATGTATATACAACATTTAATtccgaatttaaaaaattatgcccagttttatatttaactaaagaGGTTTTTTGTCAAAGTATTCGTTTtaatgaacaataaaaaaaacccaCAAGAAATGTtgatttgtcataaaaatatattttcgtattcCTCCccttaattgttattaatttatggcGTAaatcagtatatttttattttataattactatttagtCCCTATATGCTGTTTGAttgatattgaataaatatttaaatctttcagTATATAATagcagttataaaatatatgatgtatACAGACGAACTAACggttagataattttaattttttttagttcattgaatctttattacaaaatacctactactatttaaaaataactgcgTAATTTTACACAACATTATGTTCCCCGAATTAAGATTTTGCTTTTATTCCTTATATTTGAACACAAATATGTATGTGATGTAGCACCGTtaagctttaaaatttattgaaatagattgATCCATGGATACGCCTAGTAAGTGATTAAGACAAAATAAGTATGTTGGCAAAGCTACTGTAACGCAATATCTTAAAAGTACTAAGTTCAAAGCTCTCATTACGACCgatatttcattgaatatatatgtaatttaaaaatctttctgGGACTGTTAATGATGATTGATAAGTTACTGCTAATATGTGAAGAATAGTTCCCATAAAGAGTatggtgttatttttttacatcgaTGGAAAAACTTTGTTAAGATGGTCCAGCCTCTCTATTGTAAGAATATAAGTTCATATATGTCTAACTTTTCTTTACCGATCCTTTATCCTTGACATAGTTCTTGTGAACTAGGACACTGACAAGTTTATATATTGCTAAAACTAATCAATAAAGTACTGAATAAGAAATACTACACATTATAACTTCAAAGGACATCGATTGGTTTTAACCCTGAACTCGCTGGGTACTGAAGTGGCCGTTTTGTTATCTAAAAGGTAGTAAGCCAATGAAACATCGTATGAACATCACGTGAACTacggaaataataataataaaattgatataccaaaaaattaagaaactaaaacatattaaatgttttaatgtcagacattataattttagtgaaTAGTGAGTGCAAAAATTCATGATAATTACTATGAACATTAGTTTAGAagacgaaataaaattgttttgggAGTACGTTAAGCGGTAAGAGAACTTGTTAATCCGAAATGCACATTTATGCTTCTGGTTtagttacaattttattgatttctatGCGATGAGTAGCAGGTATCACTGTTACCTTGGTAATTCTTTCATGTGGAACTAACAaatgtgtacgtatttattataataattctcgTACTGCACTTGcactaaagtaatttattgtgACATAAACATCAATCAAAAGTAAATTAGAGACACTAATAGTAAGCGTGaagatgatatttatttccacTATGATTTGAGGGTGAGGTATtgtgtttcaaataatttaaaagttaatttaaactaaaatgaatttatttttaaatagaagatgtcaaaaaggtttaatattatattaacaacttGGGAGagaaaattgataattttgcGCTACGGCAAGTATTTATAGAGGgaaggtattttataaaaacgtttttttattatttttacttatcttACTAGAAGTAAaacttagtttttataaatgaggAAAGTCTTACAAGTGTCTTTACTTTTGTgccaatttataaattttaacatcccGCATTACAATTTGTCTTTGTAATCGTTGCTGAATAGTTTGTCTAAGATAATTCAAAACGAGATAAGTCGTTTAATTCTTGTGAGCAGTTGTGACAAAAGCTAGCAATCTCAACGCTTTGTTAAATGTTGAGTCATTGAGTGCTTCTTTTTGTtagcatattataataaacatagtcaattgtatataaatacatcttactatctgttatattttctgtaacaatataatgtatttctaGAAAACAATGATCTAAAATCTAACATATAAGAATCTTActtacaaaactaaaaaaattttctcCTTCAATCACTTTTGTATCCTGATGATGAAAGTCTTCCCCTTTatgttaacatatttaattttaaattatttcctatCATAATCTATATTTCATATCTGTACAAATTTTAGcgttaaactatttattttttaacattccaAGTATTTGACTAATATCTTATCATTCCTTCTTTATTATTGGGAAACAATGTCCTGGAGATAACCAAATTTCTAAATGTCTCATTcctctctttaaaattatgaatataaatagtgaCATGGGATAGCAAACCATCATTCCCGTCCTGGATTCAGTGTTCAACAGTATACAGAAGTAAGAACGGTAAgtcttttgaaattaaagtctctataaaaactgtgtgagttaaaataagtttttgttacAGATGTTCAAAATAGGAGTAATATTAGTAATTGTAGCTTCAGCTTTATCAGCTGAAATACCATCACATTTAGAAAAGGATCCTTACAAGCCTGATATTGATGTTGAGACCCACGCTATTAATAATGTACCTTCCAAACTTGACTTGGAACGTCATCCAGTATACAGGTCAGAAGAACTTAGAAGTACTGGCCGTGCAAGAATAGAACAAGTGCTAGTTCAGGGAGGTAATGTGAAACATGATATGTTAGCTGATGAACCAGCTCCAGCCACAGAAGTTAATAGAATCGTAAGTATATTaccaataatattaacaagagTTCAATGCTTTTTATCTATGGGATGCTAGTTTTACCCATACCCGTGTTAAATTAGTTTGaggattttataatattctttgagaacttcattaattttcaGGATTCAGGTTTTCCATTCTCTGCTCCTGTAGAAGTAGCATATCCAGATATTCCTTACGCCCCTGGTTATGGATATCCAAATAACGGATATTCTGCACAAAACAGgtacttttatttgaaggggtattatttcttttacaaattataattaaccattgttaaaaaaatttcagtcATATGCTATAATCACATTCCTTTATTTCAGTTATGACGTATATGGCAACAATCCATCCGATTACTACATGGAACCAGACACGTCATCTTTTGGATTACTTTGGAGTCAAGTACCTGATTCGAGGGTTAGATATCTTCTATTCTTATTCTCTCtagtttaattatacaaatacatttgtCCGCTGTTAATAAAAACGCgtcatatttttctaaataaaatttaactttttttcagACCCTAGTTAGCTACGCTGGAAGAACCATTGGTTGGATATTCAGTAGTATATTCGTATTAATGATCGGATCTTTCTTGACTATAAGCGTTTGTACTTACACTAATTTCTGCAAGATTACCTTTAACGGAGTT
This window contains:
- the LOC116769335 gene encoding uncharacterized protein LOC116769335; protein product: MFKIGVILVIVASALSAEIPSHLEKDPYKPDIDVETHAINNVPSKLDLERHPVYRSEELRSTGRARIEQVLVQGGNVKHDMLADEPAPATEVNRIDSGFPFSAPVEVAYPDIPYAPGYGYPNNGYSAQNSYDVYGNNPSDYYMEPDTSSFGLLWSQVPDSRTLVSYAGRTIGWIFSSIFVLMIGSFLTISVCTYTNFCKITFNGVGPIHEEMRSLITPERLEKISHAADFVKTAIDKYQKIKMVEPGTRKRRAAFY